The genomic interval TCGGGTCTATTTATAGTAAATTTCAGGGAGAAATTGAAGTGTGCCTGTTAAGTTGCCTGCGGAATACCTAAGAGTGGGGTAATGGAAACATCAGAGCTGGTCATGTACAAATAATAGTCAGGTCTTCATCTTCTCAACCGCTTCTGCCGTATCATGGCAATCAAGCTTTCTCAGAATCCCTTTTATGTGTGATTTGACAGTGTCCTCGCTTTTGAAAAGAATTTCTGATATGTGTTTTCTTTTACACCCGGTTTCAAGCAGGTGAAAAATTTCTCTTTCTGCTGGTGATAACTTGCTAAGGGCGGCATCTCTTCTCTGCTTTTTAATTTCCAGCCGGGCAGCTTTAAGAATCGGATCTCCCTTTGAAAGAGAGAGTTTAACTTTTGATCTAAGTGATGCAAGATCATCTTTTGGCACAAAATATTGAATCGAACAGGACAGTGCACCGCTTAAAGATTGTTGGTCTGTCATAGAAGAGAGAATGATCAGTTTTGAAGTGGAGAAAGAAGCCAGTTTTTTTGCAAGTTTTATTCCGCCCAGAGGGTCATTGTGGATGTTTATATCAATCAAAATCACATCCGGGTTACTTTTTTTTGCCAGCTCTATGGCATCATCAACCGATTCAACACCCCATGAGACAATAAACTGAGCATCTTTTATCAGCTCTCTTGTAATTATGCGCACCCATTGAGGGCTATCATCCACAATCGCAACCCTTATTGGTTGTTGTCTGGTTTCATTATTCATTTAATATACTCCGGTGTTTTGGTTACATCACTTTTGCGAACTGTTCTGAAACTGTTTTTTTTGAAAACTGCCCCTGGTACAACAATGGTGATCGAAGTGCCATGGTTTAGCTTACTGTCTATCTGCATATCCCAGCCGTGACTTTTAAATACTTTGCTGCAAAACATAAGGCCAAGCCCCCAGTTGCCACATCCTTTGGTCGTAAAAAAGGGCTGGGTTATATGCACCAGATTCTCCTGATCGATTCCGCATCCTTGGTCACGTATAATCATTACAACCCTGCTGCCATCCCTGTAACCAACTAAAGACAGTACGCCACCATCGGGCATAGCCTCGATGCTGTTTTTCATAAGGTTGAAAAAACATTCAACTATTTGGGTTAAATCACACGGTATAGTGATATTTTGCTCGTAATTACATTGAAGAATAATCTTTTTCTCTTTTATTTTCTTTTTCAACAACTCGCAGGCAGAACCAAAGAGTTGCTGCAGGTCCTCCATTTTAAGTTCGGGGGCAGTATCGTTAACAAATGTGTATATAGACTTTGTAATCCCAAGTAGATGATTCGTACTGTCCTGAATATCACGAAGTTCCGGTGTTAGTTTGTTCTTGTCAGTCAGATCGGATTTCTGAATCTGCTCTAAAACGTACTCGGTCTGGTATTTAATAACCGAAACATGGTCTTTTATTGAATGATTAAGAAATCCAAGACCTGAGACCGGGTTAGTTTTGTTTGCTTTTTCGACTTTTATCCTGATACCACAGAATCCGTAATTGACCAAAAAAATCAGATACAGCAGAATCTGAGAGGCCACAATATGCTGGTTGTAGCGCCAGTATCCCTTAAGCTCTGTAAAATTAATCAGGTAATTTACAAAAATCGAGCTTGTTGCAGGAGGTATAACCAGAATGCAAAGAAAGAGTTTTTCCCTTTTAATCAAACGGTTTTCAGGAGTGATAAAAAACGCATAGAGCAAAAGTGCTACGGTTGCCAGAATATATAGGGGAGCCCATACTGACATCACTTTGCTGCCGGGCATTACAATATGGTCGGGGTTGAAGGTTACGTTGAAGGGAAAAAAGATATACATGAATACTACCGGTATAAGCAGCAGGAACTTGAGCAGCTTTAAATGCCTTTTGAGCCTTACCCTGTTATCGAGATTTGAGAGCGCGAGCATGAGCAGGGTGTAGGGGGTGATATAGTGATATATTGAAGAGAGTAGTGAAACGAAATATTGTCCTGGTTTTTCTAATTCGGGAAAAAGGGATGAGGAGGGGAGTGAATTCAGGCTGTTTTCGACAAAGGCAGAAAAGAACCCGCAGCTTGCACATACAAACACCAAAGCTAACCAACGGTTTATCGGTGAATGCCTGTTGTTTAAGTAAACAAGCAAAGCGAAAAAATTCAAAAATAAGGATAATGTTCCCATGGCTTGGATGCTGTACTGTTGGTTAATAATATGGATGCATTTTGCACGACATACTTTCACTTCTGTGCTTAACACAATCAATATAATCTGCGGATTGCTTT from Chitinispirillum alkaliphilum carries:
- a CDS encoding putative two-component system response regulator; this translates as MNNETRQQPIRVAIVDDSPQWVRIITRELIKDAQFIVSWGVESVDDAIELAKKSNPDVILIDINIHNDPLGGIKLAKKLASFSTSKLIILSSMTDQQSLSGALSCSIQYFVPKDDLASLRSKVKLSLSKGDPILKAARLEIKKQRRDAALSKLSPAEREIFHLLETGCKRKHISEILFKSEDTVKSHIKGILRKLDCHDTAEAVEKMKT
- a CDS encoding Sporulation kinase A; its protein translation is MVFVCASCGFFSAFVENSLNSLPSSSLFPELEKPGQYFVSLLSSIYHYITPYTLLMLALSNLDNRVRLKRHLKLLKFLLLIPVVFMYIFFPFNVTFNPDHIVMPGSKVMSVWAPLYILATVALLLYAFFITPENRLIKREKLFLCILVIPPATSSIFVNYLINFTELKGYWRYNQHIVASQILLYLIFLVNYGFCGIRIKVEKANKTNPVSGLGFLNHSIKDHVSVIKYQTEYVLEQIQKSDLTDKNKLTPELRDIQDSTNHLLGITKSIYTFVNDTAPELKMEDLQQLFGSACELLKKKIKEKKIILQCNYEQNITIPCDLTQIVECFFNLMKNSIEAMPDGGVLSLVGYRDGSRVVMIIRDQGCGIDQENLVHITQPFFTTKGCGNWGLGLMFCSKVFKSHGWDMQIDSKLNHGTSITIVVPGAVFKKNSFRTVRKSDVTKTPEYIK